The following proteins come from a genomic window of Streptomyces sp. Sge12:
- a CDS encoding fumarate reductase/succinate dehydrogenase flavoprotein subunit, producing MDIPAICDAEELSCDVLVIGGGTAGTMAALTAAERGARVLLLEKAHVRHSGALAMGMDGVNNAVVPGRAEPDDYVAEITRANDGIVDQSTVRQTATRGFAMVQRLESYGVKFEKDEHGEYAVRQVHRSGSYVLPMPEGKDVKKVLYRQLRRREMRERIRIENRVMPVRVLTSPEDGRAIGAAAFNTRTGAFVTVRAGAVVLATGPCGRLGLPASGYLYGTYENPTNAGDGYAMAYHAGAALTGIECFQINPLIKDYNGPACAYVANPFGGYQVNRHGERFVDSDYWSGQMMAEFAAELASDRGPVYLKLSHLPEESVASLESILHTTERPTRGTFHAGRGHDYRTHDIEMHISEIGLCGGHSASGVRVDDHARTTVPRLYAAGDLASVPHNYMIGAFVFGDLAGADAAQYTAYEGALPADQLAAAHELVYRPLRNPDGPPQPQVEYKLRRFVNDYVAPPKTGAKLSLAVAAFDRMTGEIAQMGAGTAHELMRCAEVSFIRDCAEMAARSSLARTESRWGLYHERLDHPERDDTGWLHHLDLRKSASGAMEFTARPVEPYLVPVDGFAPAGGPSRHLGEVDLVPVATAGPRRSPPAGRTDGPGAAAPQGPEPAGAEGRAAGAEGRAAGGASPRILELLALAEESPGLDLLRPYLDDPDPGVRAAAVAALGETVPAGAGPALAARLADPAAVVRAAAAGALRELVEVLPGGPELAAGLRAALAVPDAAVRSAALEVLRALRLGDAGLYAAALADGDAEVRIHAVRALVSVDAATELAAAATDPAREVRVAVAKGLASVHAPVPAPLDPLLADADPLVRGAALGALARAGCPDGYARTAVAALADPAWQVRAGAAAGLSAAAPETAVPALAKALADANADVRKAAVLALLAHRDTAEARAALATAVSDPDADVRAYAARG from the coding sequence ATGGACATCCCCGCGATCTGCGACGCCGAGGAACTCTCCTGCGACGTCCTCGTCATCGGCGGCGGCACGGCCGGCACGATGGCGGCGCTGACCGCCGCCGAGCGCGGCGCGCGGGTCCTGCTCCTGGAGAAGGCGCACGTACGCCACTCCGGCGCGCTCGCCATGGGCATGGACGGGGTCAACAACGCCGTCGTCCCCGGCCGCGCCGAGCCCGACGACTACGTCGCCGAGATCACCCGCGCCAACGACGGCATCGTCGACCAGTCCACGGTCCGCCAGACCGCCACCCGCGGCTTCGCGATGGTCCAGCGCCTGGAGTCGTACGGGGTGAAGTTCGAGAAGGACGAGCACGGCGAGTACGCGGTGCGCCAGGTCCACCGCTCGGGGTCGTACGTGCTGCCCATGCCCGAGGGCAAGGACGTCAAGAAGGTCCTCTACCGGCAGCTGCGGCGCCGCGAGATGCGCGAGCGGATCCGCATCGAGAACCGGGTGATGCCGGTCCGCGTCCTCACCTCGCCCGAGGACGGCCGGGCGATCGGCGCGGCCGCCTTCAACACCCGCACGGGCGCCTTCGTGACCGTGCGCGCCGGGGCGGTGGTCCTGGCGACCGGCCCGTGCGGCCGGCTCGGGCTGCCCGCCTCCGGATACCTCTACGGCACCTACGAGAACCCGACCAACGCGGGCGACGGCTACGCCATGGCGTACCACGCGGGCGCCGCCCTGACCGGGATCGAGTGCTTCCAGATCAACCCGCTGATCAAGGACTACAACGGGCCGGCGTGCGCGTACGTCGCGAACCCCTTCGGCGGCTACCAGGTCAACCGGCACGGCGAGCGCTTCGTGGACTCCGACTACTGGTCGGGGCAGATGATGGCCGAGTTCGCGGCCGAACTGGCCTCGGACCGGGGCCCGGTGTACCTCAAGCTCAGCCACCTCCCGGAGGAGTCGGTGGCCTCCCTCGAATCCATCCTGCACACCACCGAGCGGCCGACGCGCGGCACCTTCCACGCGGGCCGCGGCCACGACTACCGCACGCACGACATCGAGATGCACATCTCGGAGATCGGGCTGTGCGGCGGCCACTCGGCGTCGGGCGTGCGGGTGGACGACCACGCCCGCACCACGGTGCCTCGGCTGTACGCGGCCGGGGACCTGGCCTCCGTACCGCACAACTACATGATCGGGGCGTTCGTCTTCGGCGATCTGGCGGGCGCGGACGCGGCGCAGTACACGGCTTACGAGGGCGCGCTGCCGGCCGACCAGCTGGCGGCGGCCCACGAGCTGGTCTACCGGCCGCTGCGCAACCCGGACGGTCCGCCGCAGCCGCAGGTGGAGTACAAGCTGCGGCGGTTCGTGAACGACTACGTGGCCCCGCCGAAGACGGGCGCGAAGCTCTCGCTCGCCGTGGCGGCCTTCGACCGGATGACCGGCGAGATCGCACAGATGGGCGCCGGGACCGCGCACGAGCTGATGCGGTGCGCGGAGGTGTCCTTCATCCGGGACTGCGCGGAGATGGCGGCCCGCTCCTCGCTGGCCCGCACCGAGTCCCGCTGGGGCCTCTACCACGAGCGGCTCGACCACCCGGAGCGCGACGACACGGGCTGGCTGCACCACCTGGACCTGCGCAAGTCGGCCTCGGGGGCGATGGAGTTCACCGCCCGGCCGGTGGAGCCGTACCTGGTGCCGGTGGACGGGTTCGCCCCGGCCGGCGGCCCCTCGCGGCACCTGGGCGAGGTGGACCTGGTCCCGGTGGCCACGGCGGGGCCCCGCCGGTCGCCCCCGGCGGGGCGGACGGACGGGCCGGGGGCCGCCGCCCCGCAGGGGCCCGAGCCCGCCGGAGCCGAGGGCCGGGCGGCCGGAGCCGAGGGCCGGGCGGCCGGGGGTGCCTCGCCCCGGATCCTGGAACTGCTCGCCCTGGCGGAGGAGTCACCCGGCCTGGACCTCCTGCGCCCCTATCTCGACGATCCCGATCCCGGGGTGCGGGCCGCCGCCGTGGCCGCGCTCGGCGAGACCGTCCCGGCGGGCGCCGGGCCCGCGCTGGCCGCGCGCCTCGCCGACCCGGCCGCCGTCGTACGGGCGGCCGCCGCGGGAGCGCTGCGCGAGCTGGTGGAGGTCCTGCCCGGCGGGCCGGAGTTGGCGGCGGGGCTGCGCGCCGCGCTCGCCGTGCCCGACGCCGCGGTGCGCTCCGCCGCGCTCGAAGTGCTGCGGGCGCTGCGGCTGGGCGACGCCGGGCTGTACGCCGCCGCGCTGGCGGACGGCGATGCGGAGGTACGGATCCACGCGGTGCGGGCGCTGGTCTCCGTGGACGCGGCCACGGAGCTGGCCGCGGCCGCCACGGACCCGGCCCGCGAGGTCCGGGTGGCGGTGGCCAAGGGCCTCGCCTCGGTGCACGCCCCGGTCCCGGCCCCGCTGGACCCGCTGCTGGCGGACGCCGACCCGCTGGTGCGGGGTGCGGCCCTGGGCGCGCTGGCCAGGGCCGGCTGCCCCGACGGGTACGCCCGTACCGCGGTGGCGGCCCTGGCCGACCCGGCGTGGCAGGTCCGGGCGGGGGCGGCGGCCGGGCTGTCGGCGGCCGCCCCGGAAACGGCGGTACCGGCTCTGGCCAAGGCCCTGGCCGACGCCAACGCGGACGTCCGCAAGGCCGCGGTGCTCGCCCTGCTGGCCCACCGGGACACCGCGGAGGCCCGGGCGGCTCTCGCCACGGCGGTCTCGGACCCGGACGCGGACGTCCGCGCCTACGCCGCCCGCGGCTGA
- a CDS encoding Uma2 family endonuclease codes for MSVEPAAPPPAPEPGPRWPIPPAGGWTADDLDTLPNLPPHTELIDGSLIFVSPQSIFHERAIDLFKWQLRSVAPADFEIFREFTIDIDKRNRPEPDVVVVRTDVVGDLEQTRFPAEAVVLAIEVVSPDSVGRDRETKPLKYARAGIVHFWRVENKDGRAVVYVYELDPATSAYVATGIFHDRLKVSVPFIIDVDLTAITPRHRPKK; via the coding sequence ATGAGCGTCGAACCCGCAGCACCGCCGCCTGCGCCGGAGCCGGGACCCCGCTGGCCCATCCCGCCCGCGGGTGGCTGGACAGCGGACGACCTGGACACGCTTCCGAATCTGCCTCCGCACACGGAGCTGATCGACGGGAGCCTGATCTTCGTGAGTCCGCAGAGCATCTTCCACGAGCGAGCGATCGACTTGTTCAAGTGGCAGTTGCGGTCGGTGGCCCCCGCCGACTTCGAGATCTTTCGCGAGTTCACGATCGACATCGACAAACGGAATCGGCCCGAGCCGGACGTGGTGGTCGTGCGCACCGACGTCGTAGGCGATCTGGAACAGACCCGGTTCCCTGCCGAGGCAGTGGTGCTGGCCATCGAGGTGGTCTCCCCCGACTCTGTCGGACGAGACCGCGAAACCAAGCCGTTGAAGTACGCCAGGGCCGGGATCGTCCACTTCTGGCGGGTCGAGAACAAGGACGGACGTGCTGTGGTCTACGTCTACGAGTTGGATCCCGCCACGAGCGCCTACGTTGCGACGGGTATCTTCCACGACCGGCTGAAGGTCTCTGTACCGTTCATCATCGATGTCGACCTCACGGCGATCACACCCCGGCACCGTCCGAAGAAGTAG
- the nuoN gene encoding NADH-quinone oxidoreductase subunit NuoN translates to MSTLTSAHSLWTLAAEAPADRIPAPTIEYAQLAPTLIVVGAAVLGILVEAFVPRKARYYVQVFLTVAALASAFAAVVGLAAGGYGSTKAHIAAMGAIAVDGPALFLQGTILLASIVAVFTFAERRLDPAAHGNRVDSFAAQAASVPGSDSEKAAVKAGFTTTEVFPLALFAIAGMLIFPAANDLLTLFIALEVFSLPLYLLCALARRQRLMSQEAAVKYFLLGAFSSAFLLFGIALLYGYAGSVSYAVIADVVDGTVANIDPALASTMGNDALLLIGGALIMMGLLFKVGAVPFHMWTPDVYQGAPTPITGFMAAATKVAAFGALLRLLYVVLPGLRWDWRPVMWAVAIVTMLAGAVIAVTQTDVKRLLAYSSIAHAGFILAGVIATSAEGVQSVLFYLGAYSFVTIGAFAVVTLVRDAGGEATHLSKWAGLGRRSPLTAAVFAVFLLAFAGIPLTSGFTGKFAVFRAAAESGAGVLVVIGVLSSAIAAFFYIRVIVLMFFSEPKADGPTVAVPSPLTMTTIAVGVAVTLALGLAPQYFLELAGQASTFVR, encoded by the coding sequence GTGAGCACACTGACTTCCGCCCACAGCCTGTGGACACTGGCGGCCGAGGCGCCGGCCGACCGGATCCCGGCACCGACCATCGAGTACGCACAGCTCGCGCCCACGCTGATCGTGGTGGGCGCGGCGGTCCTCGGGATCCTGGTCGAGGCCTTCGTGCCCCGCAAGGCCCGTTACTACGTACAGGTGTTCCTCACCGTCGCCGCGCTGGCCTCGGCCTTCGCCGCCGTCGTCGGCCTGGCGGCCGGGGGGTACGGGTCCACCAAGGCCCACATCGCCGCGATGGGCGCCATCGCCGTCGACGGACCGGCACTGTTCCTCCAGGGCACCATCCTGCTGGCCTCGATCGTCGCGGTCTTCACCTTCGCCGAGCGCCGGCTCGACCCCGCGGCGCACGGCAACCGGGTGGACTCCTTCGCCGCCCAGGCGGCGTCCGTACCGGGCAGCGACAGCGAGAAGGCCGCCGTCAAGGCGGGCTTCACCACCACCGAGGTCTTCCCGCTGGCCCTGTTCGCGATCGCCGGCATGCTGATCTTCCCGGCGGCCAACGACCTGCTGACGCTGTTCATCGCCCTCGAGGTGTTCTCCCTCCCGCTCTACCTGCTCTGCGCCCTCGCCCGCCGCCAGCGGCTGATGTCGCAGGAGGCCGCGGTGAAGTACTTCCTGCTGGGTGCCTTCTCCTCCGCCTTCCTCCTCTTCGGCATCGCGCTGCTCTACGGGTACGCGGGCTCGGTCTCGTACGCGGTGATCGCCGACGTGGTCGACGGCACGGTCGCGAACATCGACCCGGCGCTGGCCTCCACCATGGGCAACGACGCGCTGCTGCTGATCGGCGGAGCGCTGATCATGATGGGCCTGCTCTTCAAGGTCGGCGCGGTCCCCTTCCACATGTGGACCCCGGACGTCTACCAGGGCGCCCCGACCCCGATCACCGGCTTCATGGCGGCCGCGACGAAGGTGGCCGCCTTCGGCGCCCTCCTGCGGCTGCTCTACGTGGTCCTGCCGGGGCTGCGGTGGGACTGGCGGCCGGTCATGTGGGCGGTGGCCATCGTCACGATGCTCGCGGGTGCGGTGATCGCCGTGACCCAGACCGACGTCAAGCGGCTGCTGGCCTACTCCTCGATCGCGCACGCGGGCTTCATCCTGGCCGGTGTGATCGCGACCTCGGCGGAGGGCGTCCAGTCGGTCCTCTTCTACCTGGGCGCGTACTCCTTCGTGACGATCGGCGCCTTCGCGGTGGTCACGCTGGTGCGCGACGCGGGCGGCGAGGCCACGCACCTGTCGAAGTGGGCGGGGCTCGGCCGGCGTTCGCCGCTGACCGCGGCCGTCTTCGCGGTGTTCCTGCTGGCCTTCGCGGGCATCCCGCTGACCTCGGGCTTCACCGGCAAGTTCGCCGTGTTCCGGGCGGCGGCGGAGAGCGGCGCCGGGGTGCTGGTCGTGATCGGTGTCCTGTCCTCCGCGATCGCCGCCTTCTTCTACATCCGGGTGATCGTCCTGATGTTCTTCAGCGAGCCGAAGGCCGACGGCCCGACGGTGGCGGTTCCCTCGCCGCTGACGATGACCACCATCGCGGTGGGCGTCGCCGTCACCCTGGCCCTGGGCCTCGCCCCGCAGTACTTCCTGGAACTGGCGGGCCAGGCGAGCACCTTCGTCCGCTGA
- a CDS encoding NADH-quinone oxidoreductase subunit M: protein MSFPLLTVTAAVPAVGAILTAAVPAARRTAAKWLALLFSLATLALAVLVAVRFDPGGDRYQLTESRPWIADFGVRYELGVDGIGVVLIGLTALLIPFVIAAGWHDADPLETKSSRWRPTQGFFALILLVEAMVIISFEATDVFLFYIFFEAMLIPMYFLIGGFGDRAHGGSEENAATQRSYAAVKFLLYNLVGGLIMLAAVIGLYVVAGNFSLQEITAARAAGTLDMATNTERLLFLGFFFAFAVKAPLWPLHTWLPNAMGESTAPVAVLITAVVDKVGTFAMLRFCLGLFPDASKWATPVVLVLALISIVYGALVAVGQRDIKRLVAYASISHFGFIILGIFAMTSQGQSGATLYMVNHGLSTAALMLVAGFLISRRGSRLIADYGGVQKVAPVLAGTFLIGGLATLSLPGLAPFVSEFLVLVGTFARYPVVGIIATVGIVLAALYTLVLYQRTMTGPVKEEVRTMPDLRLREVLVVAPLIALLIGLGVYPKVLTDIVNPAVEHTMSDVKQTDPEPEVDVEAKNGEAAK, encoded by the coding sequence ATGAGTTTCCCGCTTCTGACGGTGACGGCCGCGGTCCCCGCGGTCGGCGCGATCCTGACGGCGGCCGTCCCGGCCGCCCGCAGGACCGCCGCCAAGTGGCTCGCGCTGCTCTTCTCGCTGGCGACACTGGCCCTGGCCGTGCTCGTCGCGGTCCGCTTCGACCCGGGCGGTGACCGCTACCAGCTCACCGAATCCCGGCCGTGGATCGCCGACTTCGGCGTCCGCTACGAGCTGGGCGTGGACGGGATCGGGGTGGTGCTCATCGGGCTCACCGCGCTCCTGATCCCCTTCGTGATCGCGGCCGGCTGGCACGACGCCGACCCCCTGGAGACCAAGAGCTCCCGGTGGCGTCCGACCCAGGGCTTCTTCGCCCTGATCCTGCTGGTCGAGGCGATGGTGATCATCTCCTTCGAGGCCACCGACGTCTTCCTCTTCTACATCTTCTTCGAAGCCATGCTCATCCCGATGTACTTCCTCATCGGCGGCTTCGGGGACCGGGCCCACGGCGGCTCCGAGGAGAATGCGGCCACGCAGCGCTCGTACGCGGCGGTCAAGTTCCTCCTCTACAACCTGGTCGGCGGCCTGATCATGCTGGCGGCCGTCATCGGCCTCTACGTGGTGGCCGGGAACTTCTCCCTCCAGGAGATCACCGCCGCCCGCGCCGCCGGCACGCTCGACATGGCGACCAACACCGAGCGGCTGCTGTTCCTCGGCTTCTTCTTCGCCTTCGCGGTGAAGGCCCCGCTGTGGCCGCTGCACACCTGGCTGCCCAACGCGATGGGCGAGTCCACCGCCCCCGTCGCCGTACTGATCACCGCGGTCGTCGACAAGGTCGGCACCTTCGCGATGCTCCGCTTCTGCCTCGGGCTCTTCCCCGACGCCAGCAAGTGGGCCACGCCGGTGGTCCTCGTCCTCGCCCTGATCAGCATCGTCTACGGCGCCCTGGTCGCCGTAGGCCAGCGGGACATCAAGCGGCTGGTCGCCTACGCCTCGATCTCGCACTTCGGCTTCATCATCCTGGGCATCTTCGCGATGACCTCCCAGGGCCAGTCCGGCGCCACCCTCTACATGGTCAACCACGGCCTGTCGACGGCGGCGCTGATGCTGGTGGCCGGCTTCCTGATCTCGCGGCGCGGCTCGCGGCTCATCGCCGACTACGGCGGCGTCCAGAAGGTGGCCCCGGTCCTCGCCGGCACCTTCCTGATCGGCGGCCTCGCCACCCTCTCGCTGCCGGGCCTCGCGCCCTTCGTCAGTGAGTTCCTGGTCCTGGTCGGCACCTTCGCCCGGTACCCGGTCGTCGGGATCATCGCCACCGTCGGCATCGTGCTGGCCGCGCTCTACACGCTGGTGCTCTACCAGCGCACGATGACCGGTCCCGTGAAGGAGGAGGTCCGCACCATGCCGGACCTGCGCCTGCGGGAGGTACTGGTGGTCGCCCCGCTGATCGCCCTGCTGATCGGGCTGGGCGTCTACCCGAAGGTGCTCACCGACATCGTCAACCCGGCGGTGGAGCACACCATGTCGGACGTGAAGCAGACGGACCCCGAGCCCGAGGTCGACGTCGAAGCCAAGAACGGGGAGGCGGCGAAGTGA
- the nuoL gene encoding NADH-quinone oxidoreductase subunit L, producing MENLIALLVAAPLLGAVVLLCGGRRLDKAGHWIGTLLAAVSFGIGVALFADMLGRTAEDRTLTQNLYTWIPVEGFQADMAFQLDQLSMTFVLLISGVGTLIHVYSIGYMEHDERRRRFFGYLNLFVAAMLLLVLADNYLLLYFGWEGVGLASYLLIGFWQHKPSAATAAKKAFLVNRVGDIGLSIAIMLMFTTFGTFAFEPVLASVGETSEGTLTAIGLMLLLAACGKSAQVPLQSWLGDAMEGPTPVSALIHAATMVTAGVYLIVRSAAIFNGAPDAQLVVTVVGAVTLLFGAIVGCAKDDIKKALAGSTMSQIGYMILAAGLGPIGYVFAIMHLVTHGFFKAGLFLGAGSVMHGMNDEVDMRKYGALRTYMPVTFVTFGLGYLAIIGFPGLSGFFSKDMIIEAAFAKGGTEGWILGGVTLLGAGITAFYMTRVMLLTFFGEKRWQPDEQGQLPKPHESPKSMTIPMVILAFGSVFAGAFFEIGERFLKWLEPVTGYEHGNPPVSAMTVTAATMVVLVIGVAVAWTMYGRRPVPVVAPRGSLLTRAARKDLYQDDFNHVVLVRGGEHLTRSLVYLDHSVVDGVVNGTAASVGGLSGRLRKLQNGYARSYAVSMFGGTVVLIAATLLMRAV from the coding sequence GTGGAGAACCTGATTGCGCTGCTGGTGGCAGCGCCCCTGCTCGGAGCGGTGGTGCTGCTGTGCGGCGGCCGGCGCCTCGACAAGGCCGGTCACTGGATCGGCACCCTGCTCGCGGCCGTCTCCTTCGGGATCGGCGTCGCGCTGTTCGCCGACATGCTGGGGCGCACGGCCGAGGACCGGACCCTGACCCAGAACCTGTACACCTGGATCCCCGTCGAGGGCTTCCAGGCGGACATGGCCTTCCAGCTGGACCAGCTGTCGATGACCTTCGTCCTGCTGATCTCCGGGGTGGGCACGCTCATCCACGTGTACTCGATCGGGTACATGGAGCACGACGAGCGCCGCCGCCGCTTCTTCGGCTACCTGAACCTGTTCGTCGCGGCGATGCTCCTGCTGGTGCTCGCCGACAACTACCTGCTGCTGTACTTCGGCTGGGAGGGCGTGGGCCTCGCCTCGTACCTGCTGATCGGTTTCTGGCAGCACAAGCCCAGCGCGGCCACCGCCGCCAAGAAGGCCTTCCTGGTCAACCGCGTTGGCGACATCGGCCTGTCGATCGCGATCATGCTGATGTTCACGACCTTCGGGACCTTCGCCTTCGAGCCGGTGCTCGCGTCGGTGGGCGAGACCTCCGAGGGCACGCTGACGGCGATCGGCCTGATGCTGCTGCTGGCCGCCTGCGGCAAGTCCGCGCAGGTCCCGCTGCAGTCCTGGCTCGGGGACGCGATGGAGGGCCCGACCCCGGTCTCGGCCCTGATCCACGCGGCGACCATGGTGACGGCGGGCGTGTACCTGATCGTCCGCTCCGCCGCCATCTTCAACGGGGCGCCGGATGCCCAGCTGGTGGTCACCGTCGTGGGTGCGGTCACGCTCCTCTTCGGTGCGATCGTCGGTTGCGCGAAGGACGACATCAAGAAGGCCCTGGCGGGCTCGACGATGTCGCAGATCGGCTACATGATCCTCGCCGCGGGCCTCGGACCGATCGGCTACGTCTTCGCGATCATGCACCTGGTGACGCACGGCTTCTTCAAGGCGGGCCTCTTCCTCGGCGCCGGTTCCGTGATGCACGGGATGAACGACGAGGTCGACATGCGCAAGTACGGCGCGCTGCGCACGTACATGCCGGTCACCTTCGTGACCTTCGGACTCGGATACCTGGCCATCATCGGCTTCCCGGGCCTGTCGGGCTTCTTCTCCAAGGACATGATCATCGAGGCGGCCTTCGCGAAGGGCGGCACCGAGGGCTGGATCCTCGGCGGCGTGACCCTGCTCGGCGCCGGCATCACCGCCTTCTACATGACCCGCGTCATGCTCCTCACCTTCTTCGGCGAGAAGCGCTGGCAGCCGGACGAGCAGGGCCAGCTGCCGAAGCCCCACGAGTCCCCGAAGTCGATGACCATCCCGATGGTGATCCTGGCCTTCGGGTCGGTCTTCGCCGGAGCCTTCTTCGAGATCGGCGAGCGCTTCCTGAAGTGGCTGGAGCCCGTCACCGGTTACGAGCACGGCAACCCGCCGGTCAGCGCCATGACGGTCACCGCGGCCACCATGGTGGTCCTCGTCATCGGCGTCGCCGTCGCCTGGACCATGTACGGCCGGCGGCCCGTCCCGGTCGTCGCCCCGCGCGGCTCGCTCCTCACCCGGGCGGCCCGCAAGGACCTCTACCAGGACGACTTCAACCACGTCGTGCTGGTGCGCGGCGGGGAGCACCTGACCCGCTCGCTCGTATACCTCGACCACAGCGTGGTCGACGGGGTGGTCAACGGGACGGCCGCCTCGGTCGGCGGGCTCTCGGGCCGCCTGCGCAAGCTGCAGAACGGCTACGCCCGCAGCTACGCGGTCTCGATGTTCGGGGGCACGGTGGTTCTGATCGCCGCGACCCTGCTGATGAGGGCGGTGTGA
- the nuoK gene encoding NADH-quinone oxidoreductase subunit NuoK: MNPVNYLYLAALLFTIGAVGVLIRKNAIVLFMCVELMLNACNLAFVAFSRMHGNLDGQIIAFFTMVVAAAEVVVGLAIIVSLFRTRHSASVDDASLMKL, encoded by the coding sequence GTGAATCCGGTCAACTACCTGTACCTGGCGGCCCTGCTGTTCACCATCGGTGCCGTCGGGGTCCTGATCCGCAAGAACGCGATCGTGCTGTTCATGTGCGTGGAGCTGATGCTCAACGCCTGCAACCTCGCCTTCGTCGCGTTCTCCCGGATGCACGGCAACCTCGACGGCCAGATCATCGCGTTCTTCACGATGGTCGTCGCCGCCGCGGAGGTCGTGGTCGGCCTGGCGATCATCGTGTCGCTGTTCCGTACCCGCCACTCGGCCTCGGTCGACGACGCCAGCCTGATGAAGCTGTAA
- a CDS encoding NADH-quinone oxidoreductase subunit J: protein MSAMAASMTSTGEAIQFWILGSVAVIGALATILMKKAVHSALSLAGTMIILAVFYLANGAYFLGVVQVIVYTGAIMMLFLFVVMLVGVTAADSLKETIKGQRWLAALCGLGFGTLLIAGIANAGLTHFNGLGRVNSAGHIEGLAQLIFTKYVFAFEITGALLITASVGAMVLTHRERTERAATQRELAEKRVREGVQLPPLPAPGVYARHNAVDVAGLLPDGTPSELTVNRTLRARGQIRDVSSQAIDDLKALEQASSERLGREEASK from the coding sequence ATGAGCGCCATGGCCGCCTCCATGACCTCCACGGGCGAGGCGATCCAGTTCTGGATCCTCGGCTCGGTCGCCGTCATCGGCGCCCTGGCCACGATCCTGATGAAGAAGGCCGTCCACAGCGCCCTCAGCCTGGCCGGGACGATGATCATCCTGGCCGTCTTCTACCTCGCCAACGGGGCGTACTTCCTGGGCGTCGTCCAGGTCATCGTCTACACCGGCGCGATCATGATGCTCTTCCTCTTCGTGGTCATGCTCGTCGGCGTCACCGCCGCCGACTCCCTGAAGGAGACCATCAAGGGGCAGCGCTGGCTGGCCGCCCTGTGCGGGCTCGGCTTCGGCACCCTGCTGATCGCCGGCATCGCCAACGCCGGGCTCACCCACTTCAACGGGCTGGGCCGGGTCAACTCCGCCGGGCACATCGAGGGCCTGGCGCAGCTGATCTTCACCAAGTACGTCTTCGCCTTCGAGATCACCGGCGCGCTGCTGATCACCGCGTCCGTCGGCGCGATGGTGCTCACCCACCGCGAGCGCACCGAACGGGCCGCCACCCAGCGCGAACTCGCCGAGAAGCGGGTCCGCGAGGGCGTCCAGCTCCCGCCGCTGCCCGCGCCCGGCGTCTACGCCCGGCACAACGCGGTGGACGTCGCCGGTCTGCTGCCGGACGGCACCCCGTCCGAGCTGACCGTGAACCGGACGCTGCGTGCCCGCGGCCAGATCCGGGACGTCTCCAGCCAGGCGATCGACGACCTCAAGGCACTGGAGCAGGCCTCGTCGGAGCGCCTCGGCCGTGAGGAGGCCTCGAAGTGA
- the nuoI gene encoding NADH-quinone oxidoreductase subunit NuoI: MSDEKWQNPVAGFGVTFKAMFKKRLTEQYPEQQKTTAPRFHGRHQLNRHPDGLEKCIGCELCAWACPADAIYVEGADNTEEERYSPGERYGRVYQINYARCILCGLCVEACPTRALTMTNEFELADSSRESLIYTKEQLLSGLTEGMVEAPHSIFPGTDDTDYYRGLVTGAAPGTVRQVAVSKGEVAAEDGKSEEVDA, from the coding sequence ATGTCCGACGAGAAGTGGCAGAACCCGGTGGCGGGCTTCGGCGTGACCTTCAAGGCCATGTTCAAGAAGCGCCTCACCGAGCAGTACCCGGAGCAGCAGAAGACGACCGCCCCGCGCTTCCACGGACGGCATCAGCTCAACCGGCATCCCGACGGTCTGGAGAAGTGCATCGGGTGCGAGCTGTGTGCCTGGGCCTGTCCCGCCGACGCGATCTATGTGGAGGGCGCGGACAACACCGAGGAGGAGCGCTACTCCCCGGGTGAGCGGTACGGCCGCGTCTACCAGATCAACTACGCCCGCTGCATCCTGTGCGGGCTGTGCGTGGAGGCGTGCCCGACCAGGGCGCTCACCATGACGAACGAGTTCGAACTGGCCGACTCCAGCCGCGAATCGCTCATCTACACCAAGGAGCAGCTGCTCTCCGGCCTGACCGAGGGCATGGTCGAGGCACCGCACTCGATCTTCCCCGGTACGGACGACACGGACTACTACCGCGGACTGGTGACCGGGGCCGCCCCGGGCACGGTCCGGCAGGTCGCCGTCTCCAAGGGCGAAGTCGCCGCGGAGGACGGGAAGTCCGAGGAGGTGGACGCATGA